The following are from one region of the Anguilla rostrata isolate EN2019 chromosome 7, ASM1855537v3, whole genome shotgun sequence genome:
- the ucn3l gene encoding urocortin 3, like, producing the protein MMSYMRTLLVFAVLCAPTSSICFRLYESELNFLCNNDVLSGAKKNELPNDSQSDERGFLYLPEDNLSSVETREKRTFPASRYKYITQTQLRGKMFQNSAKSDRRSKFTLSLDVPTNIMNILFNIAKAKNLRAKAADNARLMAQIGKK; encoded by the coding sequence ATGATGTCGTACATGAGAACCCTGCTCGTGTTCGCCGTCCTCTGCGCTCCGACGTCCAGCATCTGCTTCAGACTATACGAGAGCGAACTGAACTTTCTGTGTAACAACGACGTTCTCTCTGGAGCCAAGAAGAACGAGCTGCCGAACGACTCGCAATCAGATGAGCGGGGCTTCCTCTACTTGCCCGAAGACAATCTCTCTTCCGTGGAAACCCGAGAGAAAAGGACGTTTCCCGCCTCCAGATACAAGTACATCACCCAGACGCAGCTGAGAGGGAAGATGTTCCAGAACAGCGCTAAAAGCGATCGACGGAGCAAGTTCACCCTCTCCCTCGACGTCCCCACCAACATCATGAACATCCTCTTCAACATTGCCAAAGCTAAGAATCTGCGCGCCAAGGCGGCAGACAACGCGCGTTTGATGGCACAGattgggaaaaaataa